A portion of the Mesobacillus sp. AQ2 genome contains these proteins:
- a CDS encoding DUF3231 family protein: MDQNRMTSAEITNLWIHYIRETMSICVLEYALKCVKDKEIVSTLEFAMKLSIQHIKDLQDFFNKENFPIPHGFTKDDVNLDAPPLFSENFWLIYIYSMSMHGCSLYPMAFNSSSRKDVRDFYYRCLNEAMDLYNITVDILLSKGLYEKSPYFSTPKKVSYIKDINYVTDVIGKQRQLNTIESGNIFFNLKKTILQKGLMLGFSKVCKSNEVRKFMEKGMQVTNKHIGLFSSLLQANNLRIPPSLDSEITDSSIAPFSDKLMLFHAGSLFNMAVSYYSYAAITSMRADLIVHCEVAISRDLKVLSQFARLLIKNGWQEEPPVSDDRQKTEC; this comes from the coding sequence GTGGACCAAAATAGGATGACATCAGCGGAAATAACGAATTTATGGATTCATTATATTCGTGAAACAATGTCAATTTGCGTCTTAGAATATGCATTGAAGTGTGTAAAAGATAAGGAAATAGTTTCAACTCTTGAATTCGCTATGAAGTTATCAATTCAACATATTAAAGATCTCCAAGATTTTTTCAATAAAGAAAACTTTCCGATTCCTCACGGTTTTACCAAAGATGACGTGAATTTAGACGCTCCTCCATTATTTTCTGAAAATTTTTGGTTAATATATATTTATAGTATGTCCATGCATGGATGTTCCTTATATCCAATGGCATTTAATTCATCGTCAAGAAAAGATGTAAGGGATTTTTATTACAGATGCTTAAACGAAGCAATGGATCTCTATAACATCACGGTTGATATTCTGCTATCAAAGGGTTTATATGAGAAATCACCCTATTTTTCGACTCCAAAAAAAGTAAGTTACATAAAAGATATCAATTATGTGACGGATGTTATTGGGAAACAGAGACAACTAAATACAATTGAAAGTGGAAACATTTTCTTTAATCTGAAAAAAACGATATTGCAAAAGGGACTTATGCTGGGGTTCAGTAAAGTATGTAAATCAAATGAAGTACGAAAGTTCATGGAAAAGGGTATGCAAGTAACCAATAAACATATTGGGTTATTTTCATCACTCTTGCAAGCAAATAACCTTCGAATTCCTCCGAGCTTGGATTCGGAGATAACTGATTCTTCGATTGCACCGTTTTCAGACAAACTAATGCTGTTTCATGCAGGCAGCCTATTTAATATGGCAGTATCCTATTACAGTTATGCTGCGATTACCAGCATGAGAGCTGATTTAATCGTTCATTGTGAGGTAGCAATTTCCAGAGACCTTAAAGTGTTATCACAGTTTGCCCGACTCCTGATTAAAAATGGCTGGCAAGAAGAGCCACCTGTTTCAGATGACCGTCAAAAAACAGAGTGTTGA